Genomic window (Arcobacter aquimarinus):
TGGCTCTGGAAGAACAATAGTTCTTAATTGCAGTTTCGCTTTTTCTTTGATACTTTCAATTAAACCCATGGGTAAGTTATCCTTTCTACTTTAATCTATGTGGAAAAATTATAATTAAGAAGCGTAGCATTAAAATAGCAATCTCTTATAATCTCTCATAGGATAATTTTATAAAATAAATAAAAAAAAGTACATAAAACATACATAATTGTAAAAAAAAATTTAATTATTTAGAAATAGTGTTAAGATATGGCAATATTTTGCTTTGATTGAATATAATTAGTGAGCATTATGTACAATTATTGTACATAATACTCAATTTTTCTAATTTTTCTAAAATGTAACAGTTTAAGATTTTTTGATTAGATTGAAAGTATCTTTTGCGATTACTAACTCTTCATTTGTAGGAATAACAAATATTTTAGTTTTTGAAGATTCTTTATTTATCTCTTTTATTTGTGTAAATCTACCTTTATTTTTTTCAGTATCAATTTCTATTCCCATAAAATCTAAGCCTTGACAAACTTTTTCTCTAATTAAATCAGAATTTTCTCCAATTCCAGCAGTAAAACATATAGCATCAACTCCATGCATTAGTCCAGCATACGAGCAAAGATATTTTTTTATTCTTCCACATAACATTTCAATTGCTATTTTAGATCTTTTGTCTCCATCATTAGAAGCTTTTATAACTTCTCTTAAATCAGAACTAACTCCTGAAACTCCTAAAATTCCAGATTTCTTATTTAAGTAATTTATTATTTGATGAGTATCTAAGCCTTTTTTTTCCATTAAATAAGGAATAACACCCGCATCAATATCTCCACTTCTTGTACCCATGATTAATCCTTCAAGAGGAGTTAATCCCATTGAAGTGTTTATTGATTTTCCATCTTTTACAGCACAAACAGAAGAACCATTTCCTAAATGGCAAACTATAATTTTTGAATCTTTTTTATTTAAAATCTTTATTGCTTCATTTGAAACATAATAATGACTTGTTCCATGAAATCCATATTTTCTTAAGTGATATTCTGTATAGTCACTATAAGGAACGGCATATAAAAAGTTTTCTTCTGGCATAGTTTGATGAAATGCTGTATCAAAAGTTGCAACATTTGGAACATTTGGCATCAATTGTTTACATATTTTGATACCTAAAATATTTGCTGGATTATGTAAAGGTGCAAGAGGGATTAATTCTTCAATTTTTTTTATAACCTCTTCATTAACTATAATTGACTGTTTAAAATACTCCCCTCCATGCACAACTCTATGTCCAATAGCTTCTATTTCTGTTATAGAATTTATTACTTTTGTTTCATCATTTGTTAAAATTCTTAATACTAATTCAATAGCTTCTTTATGAGTAGGAATAGGTAATTCAAAAGTTAATTTTTTATTTTCACCTATTTCATGTTTTAATATTCCATCGATACCAATTCTTTCTACTAGTCCACTAGCTTTTAATTCACCTGTTTTAGCATTTATTAGTTGATATTTTAAAGATGATGAACCAGCATTTAATACAAACACTAACATATAATTTCCTTTTTTTAAACTTAAATAAAATTTAATAAATATTTTTAATTTTTTAAAATAATAACTTATTAAAACTTAAAATTTTACTCAGCCCATTCAAAATCAGTAGTAAATACAATTGTAAGCCAAAGGTCAGGATCTTCTTTCCCTAGTTCTTTTTCTATTTCATCTCTTAATAAATCCCATTCTTCTAATTTTTTAGGAGGCCAACTTTTGGGAACAATAAAATATAGTTCTATTTGTCTACCTCTTCCTACTCTTGCTACATATGCTCTAAATGAATTAAATCCGTATTTATTTACTATATTTTGTGCAACTTTATCAACGTGAGATTTTAATTCAGAAGGAGTAACTAATAAAATATCAGCCAATGCTTTTTTTACTGTTTTTAAAGGCATAGGAATTACTAATATTGTAACTATAATTAAAATAGTTGGATCTATATAAGGTGTAATCCATTGAAGATTAGTATTCATAGCAAAATATCCAAATCCAAAAGCAATAAGATAACCAAATGACATGGAAGCTGAAATTAACCAACTAATTGAATCGAGGGTAAGAAATTCTGAATTTATAGTTTTATTTGCTTTTTTGATATAAAAACCTAGACTAAGTTCAATAACAATTGATATTAAGGTTATGATTATTGCGTAACCAAATAATATCTCTCTTCCACCTAATAAAAAACTATCAATAGCATTTATAAAAGCATAAGTAGCAGCACTAATTAATAAAATACCATTAACCCCTAAAACGATTGGTTCAAGATGCCAAAAGCCCATAGTAAAATGTTTTTCAAGCCTACTATTAACAAAATCTTTTGAAGTAGAGTTTATAATTAGTTTTGCAACAATTAAAGCTAGAGTTGTCATAACTGCATCAATTAATCCATAAATACTATCAAAAATAATAGTCGATGAACTAGCAAGTAATCCAAAAATTATTCCAATAATTGCTAGTACAATGGTGCTAAATATAGAAATTTTAAGTAAATTAGCTTCTGTTTTTAAATTCATATAAATTCTCTTAAATATAGTCATACAAACAAAAGATATTTTGTATTGTGAATTAATATTATATTTAAAAATGGTTACAATAAAGTAATCGTTTTTTATAAATTATTTTATTTTTACATTTGGTAAATTTTTTAATTTTATGAAAATCATTGAAGTCATTAATGCATCATTATAAGCATCATGTTTACCTAGACTTGGTATTTCTAAATCTTCCATTATTGTATTAAATCTTAAATCAATATAACTTTGAGGAATAACATCTATCTTATAATCATGATAAATTTCAGAGACTTCAAGAGTTTTATTTGGAAGTTTAATTCCTAATTTAGGTTTTAAATATTTATTTATCATCGCAATATCAAATTCTAAAAAATATCCTACTAAAGTTCTATTTCCAATATATTCTAAAAATTCTTCAATTACATCATCAATATCTTCAGCATCTGCTAAATCACACTCTCTTATATGATGAATTTTTATAGCATCAGCTTGTAATTTTGTTTTTGGTTTTACAAATTTTACAAATTTTTTACTAGAAACAATAGTATTGTTTTTTATTATAACAGCACCAATAGATACAATATCATCAATTTTAGAGTTTAGCCCAGTTGTTTCACAATCGAAACAAACATATTCATCTTCCATTGGTTTATCAAATAAAAATAAGTATTTTTCATCTTTTAAATTTTTTTTATTAAAATAGTTTTTTATAGTTCTAAACATAGTTTAACTTAAAATGGAATTCTAGTTTTTTCTTTAGTTTATTTATAATTTTAAAAGAGTCTTTTAATAAATCTTTTTCCATTGTATTTAAATTATTTGGATTTATATAATTATCAATTTCCTCTTTTTTATCTAATTTATCCAAATTCGATTTTAATCTTAGATTTGTTAAAAAATTAAATGCCATAGTTAATTCTTTTGCTAGCTCTTCTTCTAAAACACCTTTTTCTAATAATTTTCTTATTCTTTTTGCTGTGTTAGCATTAAATATCTTGTTTTCTAAACTTAGACTTCTAATCCCTTGTACAATTATAAAAATTCCACCTTTTTTTATGTCAATTTCATTTTTATGTTTATTATCTTTACTATTAAATACAAAACCATCAAAGAATCCTAATGGAACATCAAAACTTGTTATTACTTTTGCAAAATGTGCGTAAAAAGTTTGGCTATTTGAAGATACTTTAAATAAATATTCTTTTAAAGATGTGATTAAATTTTTATCTCCTGAAACACAAACTGCATCGTAAAAAATTGCAATATTCATAAAATTGTCACCTGATGGTTCATTTACCCATTTGAAAATCAAGTCTTTAAAATCAGATTTTTTTCTACACCAATAAGGATTAGAAACCATTATATTTCCTTGACATCTTGGAAAACCAAAATCAACTAATGTTTCAGTAAATATATGAGTAAATTCATT
Coding sequences:
- a CDS encoding 3'-5' exonuclease codes for the protein MFRTIKNYFNKKNLKDEKYLFLFDKPMEDEYVCFDCETTGLNSKIDDIVSIGAVIIKNNTIVSSKKFVKFVKPKTKLQADAIKIHHIRECDLADAEDIDDVIEEFLEYIGNRTLVGYFLEFDIAMINKYLKPKLGIKLPNKTLEVSEIYHDYKIDVIPQSYIDLRFNTIMEDLEIPSLGKHDAYNDALMTSMIFIKLKNLPNVKIK
- a CDS encoding acetate/propionate family kinase; the encoded protein is MLVFVLNAGSSSLKYQLINAKTGELKASGLVERIGIDGILKHEIGENKKLTFELPIPTHKEAIELVLRILTNDETKVINSITEIEAIGHRVVHGGEYFKQSIIVNEEVIKKIEELIPLAPLHNPANILGIKICKQLMPNVPNVATFDTAFHQTMPEENFLYAVPYSDYTEYHLRKYGFHGTSHYYVSNEAIKILNKKDSKIIVCHLGNGSSVCAVKDGKSINTSMGLTPLEGLIMGTRSGDIDAGVIPYLMEKKGLDTHQIINYLNKKSGILGVSGVSSDLREVIKASNDGDKRSKIAIEMLCGRIKKYLCSYAGLMHGVDAICFTAGIGENSDLIREKVCQGLDFMGIEIDTEKNKGRFTQIKEINKESSKTKIFVIPTNEELVIAKDTFNLIKKS
- a CDS encoding cation diffusion facilitator family transporter, with protein sequence MNLKTEANLLKISIFSTIVLAIIGIIFGLLASSSTIIFDSIYGLIDAVMTTLALIVAKLIINSTSKDFVNSRLEKHFTMGFWHLEPIVLGVNGILLISAATYAFINAIDSFLLGGREILFGYAIIITLISIVIELSLGFYIKKANKTINSEFLTLDSISWLISASMSFGYLIAFGFGYFAMNTNLQWITPYIDPTILIIVTILVIPMPLKTVKKALADILLVTPSELKSHVDKVAQNIVNKYGFNSFRAYVARVGRGRQIELYFIVPKSWPPKKLEEWDLLRDEIEKELGKEDPDLWLTIVFTTDFEWAE